The window TCAGGGGTCATCGAGCAAACCTCCAGCGCGATTTCTTTCTGAACTGGCACGGCTTGTGCAATCGGCGTGCCTTTGCGGATCACCCCTTCGAAACCCGGCTTTAGCAGCGCAGGGAAATGCACGTACCCATCCTTGAACCCGTCACAATCAACAACACCGCCCAAGGTTGTGAACGGTAAATCTGGGTAGCCTTGCGGATGTATAAACATCAATGACCACTCTGATGGCGTTTCGAGTGTCCAGTAATTGATGAATTTCAGGATCAGCTCACGCTGCGCATAAGGTGTTCCGTCAGCTTGTTCTGGCACATGCACACCAATTGGCGCGCGGCTGATGTCAGCGTCTGGCAGGACTGGCGGCTTCCACGCCCATGACACCTCTCCCGCTTGCACAGTGATATCGGTCGGGCAAAGGATCAGCACGCCAAGGCGCATCATATCAATAATTGGCGGGCAATGTTTGAGTGTGCGAACCGCCGCCCCGCCCAGGGTTTCCCCCGCCACCTCTGCTGGCATTGTCGCCATCCACGCCGGAAGCGCCATGGAAGCGGGAATTGGTTTGGGCAACAGCGATTCAAGCAGCGGATGGCAACGTGCGGTGATTTTCATAACAGACGATCAGCGCATTTCGCGGCGGGACACAGCAGCATGCGCAAGCGCCGCCACCACAGTGATGAGGATAATCACCGTACCAACCGCATTGATCACCGGAGGATGCCCGTTCGGGTTCCGGCTCATCGCTCCGATCTCGGTCGCGAAGGTACAAGCGCCGCCTTTTGCGAACATGGTGGTGTTGTAGTTTTCTATCGAAGACAGCAGCGCAATCACCGCAGCCGAGGCAAGCGCGGGCAGCAAGAACGGCAGCGTGATCCGGCGGAACACATGGAAAGGAGATGCCCCGAGATCAAGGGCAGCTTCCTCAAGCTCGATAGGTTGCCGTTGCAGGCGCGCCATCAAGATCAGCAGCGGATACCCCGCAACAAATGTGACCTGCGCCATCATAACGGTGAACAATCCGGCGCCCACACCAAGCCGCCCCCAGAAAACTAAAGCCGACAATCCCAAAATAATGCCGGGTGCAAGCATCGGTGACAACAGAACCCACCAAAGCAACCCGTTTGCACGCCCCCGCCAGCGCGTCAGCAGCACCGCCCCCGACAAGCCAAGCAGCAAAGATAGCGGCACCACGATAGCAGCAACCTGAAGCGAGTTGCCAAAGCAGGCGACAAAGCGGTCGCGGTCCAACGCCCGCAGGACAGGGTCGGCACGAATGTCAGCCTCCGACATCCAGAAAAACGCGTACCATTTGCCCGTAAACCCGCGCCAATCCGTCACCGACGGGGGCGAAACGTCATTGAACGATGTGACGATCATCAAAATCAAAGGTGCAAACATGAAGGCAATGAAAGCCCACATATAACCGTTCAATATGCGCTCAGATGTCATTGTACCCTCGCAAAGTCTTTGAGGCGCGTGCGCATTACCCACATGAAAACCGCCACGATCACAAAGCAAACCAATGTGTAGGAAAAGCTGTAGGCCGCACCGATGTTGGAATTTTCCGCCTCAAAAAACTTGTTATAGATTGTTTGACTGAACCATTCGGATTGCAGCCCGCGGCTGATGATCCGGGGCACCGAAAAGGCACCTGCCGCCAGCATGAAAGTCGCAATGCAGCCGACTGCGATACCGGCTTTGGAATGGGGCATAGTAATGCGCCAGTGTACCCGCGCAGTTGAAGCACCCATATCACGGGCCGCCTCTATCTGGTTGCGGTCCAACGTATTCATCACGTTGTAGATCGGGAACACCATGAACAAGACATAGGTGTAAACGATCACGACAAACACAGTCAGGGCCGAGCGTTTGAATTGGATCGGCTCTGTGATCGCGCCGACCCATAGCAGCACTTCATTGATCAGCCCACGATTGTCGATGATGGAAGTCCACGCGTAGATACGCATCAATTCGACAATGGCATAGGGGATGATCAGACCCAGCATAAGCCAGACAGCGCGTTCGGGTGTTGTCGCCAAGGCGACTTTATAGGCAATGGGGTAACAGACGATCAGGGACAACAAAGTTGCGCAGATGGCAAAGAACAGCGTTCGCGCCAGAACTTCCAGACCAATCCGCTGATAGCTATTGCCGTCTTTTGTGAACCGCAGACCGATAAGGCTCAGCGCTTTGGATGCCCAGGCGGCATCGCTTTGGGCTTGGGCTTCGGCGGTACGGGGGATCATCACAGGCTTGCCGATCGCCGTGAAATTGCCGAACCCCAACTGAGAGGCATTCGCCTCTGCTTCTTGCAGAGTAGTGTAGAGCTGCGCGGCGATCTGTTCGATCTGGCGAGCCGTCTCTATCTGGTCGGGGATAGGCGCGTCTGCCGGGACGCTCAGCGCGGGTAGGTCATAAAGCTGGTCCAGAAAGGCGCGCTCACCACTTTCGCGGACCATCTTGCGGTGGGTGGTCGCCCGGTCGCATTGCAAGATATAGGGCCGTGCAGCACCTGCATTCAGCGTGGGCGAAGCCATGCCTGACATCGAAGGAATCGCCATGCCGGTTGCCGAAGGAATGGCCACCCCACCGCTTTCTGCGGAAGCCTCCGTTGGCTCCAGATAATGCCCAAGGATGTTCACGCAATTGGCCGCGTCACGTTCCAATGATCCTGCAACAGAACTGTCCAGCTGGCGCGCGGGTTTGGTCATTGCACGTTCAAGCATCGCCAGTTGTGGCAGGATGATCAGGACCAGCGCCCATGCAACTACACAGGCGAAGAAAATCGCCGTCAGACCTTTGCCAAAGCTTTGGAAGAGGCCGTTCATTGTGCTGCGATGTCCTGTCCGGTGCGCGCGACAGGGCCAACCGGCAGAATTGTCGCCTTTTGCGGGGCAAAGCCGATTTGCAGTTCTGCCCCCTGCATCGCCTCGATCTCACCCGTGTTCGGCACATACATCGCCATTTCGGCGCCGGACGTGGTCGCCATAAGTAAATTCACAAACGGCCCTTCAAGGTCTCTGCGCAGGACGCGCGCTGACACCATGTTTTTCGACGGCTCAAAGCCAACATTTTCAGGCCGAACAAAAAGAATGGCGTCCTCGCCTATGGAAAGGCCTTTGGGGTTTTGCCCTAGAAAACGGCCGTGTGGCGTATCGATATGGGCCATATTTCCATCTACCGCACTGATCAAACCAGCAAGCTGGTTCGCCTCACCCACGAAGGACGCTGAAAACGCCGAGACTGGGTTGGAATAGATGTGATCTGCGGTGCCAACCTGTTCAATACGACCTGCGTTCATGACGGCAATCCGGTCCGACATTGTCAGCGCTTCTCCCTGATCGTGGGTGATGTAGATAAACGTGACACCAGTTTTCTTTTGAATATTTCGCAGCTCTGCGCGCATATGTTGCCGCAGCTTGAGGTCCAGCGCCGAGAGCGGCTCATCCAGCAAAAGCACCGACGGATCGACAGCCAGAGCGCGCGCAATCGCAACACGTTGCCGTTGACCACCCGAAAGCTCACCCGGTTTCTTGTCAGCCTGATCGGACAGCGCCACCAGATGCAGCAATTCCTCAGCCTTCGCACGACGATCACGCTTGGACACGCCGCGCGCCTCAAGGCCAAAAGCCACGTTTTCCCAAACCGGCATCAGAGGGAACAGCGCGAGGTTCTGAAAGATTAACGCAGTCTCACGCGTGTTTGGGCCCAAGCCTGTCTGATCTTGATCACCAATAAGGATACGCCCCGACGAAGGCTGCACAAACCCTGACACCGAACGCAGAATTGTTGTTTTACCACATCCAGAAGGCCCCAGAATGGAAAAGAACTCTCCTGCCTCCACCACCAGATTGGTGCGCTGAACAGCCGTAAAGCCGTTTGGGTAAGTGACCTCCAATTGGTCCAGCGTAACTGATTTTCCGCGCATTTTGTCCCCGCACAATCGAAAAGCAGCCCCGGTCGCGCCGGAGCCGCCCTTTGTCATCCTTGGCCAGAGTTAGGCGTTGGTCATGATCTCTACGAATTCGTTGCGCACGGGCGCAAAGAACGGCGTATCCGCCTGCCACCACCACATGTTGCCAAGAACCTCTGCGGTGTAGACTTCGTTGAACTGCTTCTTGTATTCGTCCGAAGCGAATTCCGCAGCACCAGCAACGGCGGAATTATACCCCGTGTTGTTGGAGAACATGCCGCCGGTTTCAGGCTTGAGCATGAAATTCATAAAGGCGACTGCCTGCTCTGGGTTTTCGGATTGCTTGAGCATGCCGAAGCTGTCGAGCCATGTGATGATGCCCTCTTTTGGTGCGCGGTAGAGGAAATCGGGATTGTCACGGTTCAACAACAGACCCGTGGTGTCCCATGTCTGACCGATAATCGCACCAGCCTCCGTAAAGGCCGAGGACGCTTCGGTTGCGTTGTTCCAGAAGGCGCCAAAGTTCTCTTTACGCTCGAGAATCCACTGGGTGACTGCACCCCAGACGCGGCGGGCGTCCTCTTCGGATTTGTAGACGTCCAGCATCCGGTTGGACGGCACTTCGCCCGTAGCATCCAGATAAAGGCCCGTGCCCATGATTACAGATTTCTGCCGGAACGCAGCTTTGCCCTTGGCGGCATCGGCCCAGAGATCACCGTAGGATACGGTGCCATCGACGGGCATCTTTTCTTTGTTGTAGGTCACGCCTTCGGTGCCCCAATCCAGAGGCAGCAACACCTGTTCGCCCTTGATCACACCACCCAGCGACGCGCTGTCGCGCAGAAAGGAGGGGATCACGTTGCCCACGTTCACACCCGCAGGGACCGGCGCAAAATAGCTATCCCCGTTGTCGTCAAGATAACCTGCAGAGTTCGTGATTGACGGGGTCACAATGTCGAACCCCTTGCCGCCGTTGGCGCGGATCGTGCTTTCAGCTTCATCATTGGAGCCGAACGTTGTCAGCTCAAGCTTGATGCCGGTGTCTTTCTCGAACGCCTCGACCATGTTGGGCTGGATGTAATCCCCCCATGCCAGCACCTTGACGCTGCCAGAAGACGCAAGCGCATCGCTGGCTTTAAGGATCATTGGCGCGGCCAAGCCTGCTGCGGAAATTTTCAGAACGGAACGACGGCTGAATGACATGGTATCCCCCAAGAGTATTAATGCCCTGATTGGGCTGAGGACCTCAGACCATCGAAAGATCACAGGCAAACTGCAGTTTTGTGAACATTTTGTGACCACTAGGTGCAGCGTTGGGTCACCCCGTCAACGCACCCCGCGCCCGTCTGCTTGCACATCACATCGAGATCGCCTGACTGCGCTTGATTTCCCGCAAGACAACATTGGTCTGGGCACTTGCCACTGCGGGCAGATTGAACAGGAAGTCTTCAAGAAACAGATTGTAGGCCGCTATATCGCGACACAATACCCGCAAGTAATAGTCTGCCTGCCCCGTTGTGGCATAGCAGTCTTGAACCTCCGGGCGCGCTTCGACTGCCGCAACGAAACCGGCAAGATGTTCAGGGTTGTGTCGGGTGAGGTGCACGTGCACCAACGCCTGAAACGTGAACCCAACCCCTTCGGCAGATATCTCTGCCCGGTAGCGCTTGATGATGCCTTCATCCTCGAAAGTGCGGACCCGCCGCCAACATGCCGAGGCAGACATACCAACTTTTTCCGCCAATTCTGCATTGGATAACCGGCAGTCAGCTTGCAGTAGCGACAAAATAAGTCTGTCTCGCGCATCAATCTGCATACGGGTATTCCCTCCACCTTTTACCTCAAAACCGAATAAAATATCCGGCAAATACTGATTTTTACTGAATTTAGATCAAGAATTCCAGCAGAACTCGGTAGAATGGCGAAAACACCTTGGATGGCCGATATGACTGACGAATCCCACCACTTTAAGACCTACGAACTGTCTGACCGATACACGCTTGAAAAAGGGCGGGTTTTCCTGACGGGAACTCAGGCATTGGTTCGTATCATGCTGGATCAGGCACGGCGTGATAGCTCGGCGGGGCTCAATACCGCCGGGTTCATCTCCGGTTATCGCGGGTCGCCGCTGGGCGGCCTTGATCTGGAACTGTGGCGCGCCCGCCCCGAGGTGGCCAAACACAACATCACCTTCATGCCTGCGGTAAACGAAGACCTTGGTGCAACGGCAGTTCTGGGTGCTCAACAGGCGGTGCTTGACCCCGACACCGAGGTCGAGGGCGTGTTTTCGATGTGGTACGGCAAAGGCCCCGGCGTAGACCGGTCTGGCGACGCTTTGCGCCATGGCAATGCCTATGGTTCTGCCCCCAAAGGCGGTGTTCTGGTGGTCGCGGGGGACGACCACGGCTGCGTGTCCTCTTCTATGCCGCACCAATCGGACGTGGCGTTCATGACATGGTTCATGCCCACGCTGAATCCGGCCGATGTATCCGAGTATCTTGCCTTTGGTGAATACGGCATCGCGCTTAGCCGCTTTTCCGGCACATGGGTCGGGTTCAAAGCGATCTCTGAAACTGTCGAGAGCGGCAGATCCGTGGACCTTTCTCCCGATCGCACATTTTCGCTGCCACACATCGATGTGCCCCTTGGCGGCCTGCATATCCGCAGCTCGGACTTGCCGAGCCCTGAAATTGAAACCCGCATAGAGTACAAGCTTGATGCCGTAGAAGCCTTTGTCGAAGCGAACCCGATTGATCGGCGCATTTATGACATTGATGATGCGGCATTTGGCATTGTGACCACCGGAAAAGGTCACCTAGACCTGATGGAAGCCCTGCGTCTGCTTGGCCTAGATGAGGCGGCCTGTCGGCGGTTGGGCATCGACGTCTACAAGGTCGGCATGGTCTGGCCGTTGGCGCGACGTGACGCCTTGGCCTTTGTGCGCGGAAAGCGCGAAGTTCTGGTTATCGAAGAAAAGCGTGGCATCATCGAAAGCCAGCTTAAGGAATATTTTTATGACTGGCCCGGCGACAAACCCCATACGATGGTCGGAAAGCACCGTTCAGCAGGTGATCCCTTACTGCCGTGGACAGGTGAGCTGAGCCCACTGAAGCTGGTGCCTATTCTGGCCGAACGGCTGAACGCCTTCTTTCCAGAGGAGGACCTTGCGGAAAAGGCCCGCATGCTTACCGAAAAACCTCCGGTTCTGTTGAATGTGCCCGGCGCAACGCGCACCCCCTATTTCTGTTCTGGTTGCCCCCACAATACATCAACGAAAGTTCCCGAAGGCAGCAAAGCCGCGTCGGGCATCGGATGTCATGTCATGGCAAGCTGGATGGACCGAGACACGGCTGGCTATGCGCAGATGGGCGGCGAAGGGGTGCCAAATGTAGCTGTGTCAAAGTTCAACGGCGGCAAACATATCTTCCAGAATCTGGGCGAAGGGACGTGGTATCATTCCGGCTCTCTCGCCATCCGGCAGGCTGTCGCCGCAAAATCGAACATCACCTACAAGATCCTGTATAACGATGCGGTTGCCATGACCGGTGGCCAGCCTGTCGATGGCCCCGTCAGCGTGACCGGCATTGCCCAGAGCTGCCGCTCTGAAGGGGTCGAACGCATCGCGCTGGTCTCTGACGATATCGACAAATTCCAGCGCGCCGATTTTCCTGCGCGCACCAGTTTTCATCCGCGTGAAGAACTGGACGCTGTGCAGAGAGAACTACGCGACGTGCCCGGGGTGACCGTCCTGATCTACGAGCAGACCTGCGCCACAGAAAAGCGCCGACGCCGCAAACGCGGAAAGATCGAAGACCCCAAGCGGTTCGCCTTTATCAACCCTGCTGTATGCGAAGGCTGCGGTGATTGCTCGGTAGAAAGCAACTGTCTGAGTATCGAGCCGCTGGAGACCGAATTCGGGCGCAAGCGCCAGGTGAACCTATCCACCTGCAACAAGGATTTTTCCTGTCTGAACGGCTTTTGCCCCAGCTTTGTGACTGTAGAAGGGGCTGTGCGCCGCAAGAAAACAGGCACCAAAGTGGATTTACCCGCCCTGCTGGCCGCAGTCCCGACGCCGCAGCTACCACCGCTCGATACGCCTTTTGATCTGCTGGTCACTGGCGTAGGCGGCACAGGCGTTGTCACGGTTGGCGCGCTGATTACCATGGCTGCCCACTTGGAAGGCAAAGGGTCAAGCGTGCTCGACTTTACGGGTTTTGCGCAAAAGTTCGGCACGGTCCTGAGTTATGTGCGGATCGGGGCAAGCCCTGATGCGATCAATCAGGTGCGTGTCGATGCTGGATCGGCTGATGCCGTGATCGGATGTGACGCGGTGGTTTCTTCAGCGCCGCGCGCCTCTGCCCACTACCGCAAGGGCGCACCGGTGGTATTGAACACCGCCGAGATGCCGACTGGTGATCTGGTTCTTCACCGCGACGCGCGACTGAACATAGACCAGCGTGAAGCGGCCATTCGCAGGATCGTCGGTGACGACTACGTCTGGGGCCTGAATGCCAACGCGCTGGCGGAGGAGCTTTTGGGTGACAGCGTTTTCGCCAACATCATTCTTCTGGGTTATGCTTGGCAGAAGGGGCTTGTTCCCGTCAGCGAAGCCGCGATGAAACAGGCCATAACACTGAACGGCGTTGCGATTGAAAGCAATGCACGCGCGTTCGATTTCGGCCGCATCCTTTCCACCAATCCCCAAGCATTGCTTCCCCAATCGGCCCCTGCGCCGACTCCAACGCTCCGGTCATTGCGCGCACGCCACTTGGAATTCCTGACCGAGTATCAGGACGCTGAATATGCGAAACGCTATGAAACAACGATCACCCGCTTTCATGATGCGCTTCCGGCAGCACATGCAGACGACCTGTCCTTGATTGCGGCAAAGTCGTTGTTCAAGCTGATGGCTGTCAAAGATGAATTTGAAGTGGCCAGACTGCACGCCCAACCTGAATTTATGGCGAAACTTGCCGAGGAATTCGAGCCAGGCTTCAAGATCAACTACCACATGGCGCCGCCCCTAATGTCGCGCCGGAAAGATGCACGTGGCCGCCCCGTAAAGCGCAGCTTTGGCCCATGGCTCACCCCTGCACTGCGCGGTCTGGCGCGGCTGAAATTCCTGCGTGGCACTATGTTTGATGCATTTGGTTATATGGATGAGCGGAAAGAGGAAACGGCGCTGATCGTCTGGTTTGAAGATGTTTTGTCGGCCCTGCCTCGCCTCGTGACCACGCAAACAGTTGAAGATGTCGGCACCATTCTGAAAACTCCGCTAGAATTTCGCGGCTATGGCCCCGTAAAGGAGGATGCTGTGCGCAAATACAAACCTGTCGCTGACGATCTGTTGGCGTCTCTCGAAAAGGCCGACGAAAGCACCACATGAACCATCAGCGCAACTACCGAGAGGGCGCTTATTGCTTTTAAGCTGCGCAAGCAGCCAACAAGAGCCCCCCGTTGATATCCACGCCGCAAACCACTGCGGTCGACCGGAGATTTGACAATCACATGGGCCGCGGTCAGCCGTTCGGGCGCACCCGTGCTGCGCTTTTGTCAGCAAACGCGGCAAGACGTTCGCGCGCGTCTGGCTGCGTATTGACCACACCGGCGACAACAGCCTCGGCGTAGGCGGCATCCATTGCCGACATGTTTTGCATGTGGCTAACAGCCGAACAAATCGCGAAATTGGAAAGTGGAAGGTTTTGCGCTGCTTTGCGGGCCAAATCCATCGCCGCATCAAGGCTGGAGCCTTCGACAATATATTGCGCCAAGCCAAGATCGACCGCTTCCTGCCCCTGATAGACACGGCCGGTCAGCATCATATCAATCATGCGTGCCTTGCCGACCAAATCCGTCACGCGGATCGTCGCACCACCTCCGGTGAACAGGCCCCGTTGCCCTTCTGGCAGGGCGAAATACGCGGTCTGGTCCATGACGCGTACATGTGCCGAGCTTGCCAGTTCAAGACCACCGCCAACTACTGCGCCGTGCAGCGCGGCGATGACGGGCACACCGCCGTATTCCATCTTGTTGAACGCTTCGTGCCAGCGCAGGCACAAATGCATGAAATCCGCAGGGCTGCGATCCTCTTGATGATGTTCAACCAGATCAAGGCCAGCGCAGAAGTGATCACCGGCCCCCGCCAACACAATCGCCCGCACACCCGCACGCGGAGCCACCGAGAAGAATTCGACCAGTTCTTCGATCGTTTCAGCATTAAGCGCATTGCGTTTTGAAGGACGATTTAATGTCACTACCCAAACCCCGTCATCATGCGCAACAATATCAAGGTTTGTGTAACGGGAAGGGTCGATACGGGGTGTCATGCGAGCATCCTTTGCACAGAGTGAGTAATTGAGATTTCTCTTTCTGCCAGATACCGTGTTGAGTTAGGGGTGTCTATCGCACCTATGGACGCAAACCATTCAAAAAGTGACAGTTCAGACTTTATGAAGCACAGATTGGTATCCTCCCCCCATGACACAGTTCTACCGACTGTCTCACGCGCGTTTCTGGATGACTGGTTGTCTGTACTGCATCACAAATGCACGCCGGATCAATTGATACGCTTTCTGGATAAGACCAGTCTTGCTGACGTTTCCCACCCGCTGGCCCGTGTCACCCACGACCAGATTGTGCGCCTCTACCAACTGGTCGCCATTGAGACCGGAGACGAGATGATGGGGCTCTGGAGCCGCCCGATACGGTCAGGCGCGCTAAAGCATCTTTGCGCGACCGTGCGAGATGCCTCATCCCTTTCCGCAGCTTTGTTTCGATTTACCACTTTCTGGAACCTGCTGTTGGATGACTACACCCTCGTGTTGGAAGACAGTGGGGACACGTTAAAAATATCTCTTATCCCGCGCGCCAGTGCACCTGCGCAAAGGTTTGGCCATATGCTGTTGCTCAAACTGGTGCATGGTATTGGTTCATGGCTAACAGGAAGAGAGCTGCCCGTAATCAGCGTAGATTTCGCCTTCGCCCGACCTGACTTTGCCGAAGACTATGCCATCCTCTTTCCCGCGCCGGTCCGCTTTGGAGTTGCCCATTCGGCGATCGCCTTTGACATTGGACTTGCTGATTTGCCCGTTGCCCGCAGCAACGACGAGATGCAAGAATTCCTGATCCGCGCCCCGCGCGACTGGATTTTCACCACATATCGGGAGCATGCGCTGCCGCTTCGGGTCCGCGAATACGTTCAACTGTCGAAAGCTTTGGGTTGCTCATTAAATGAGGCTGCGCTTGCGCTGAACATGACTCCGCGCACTTTCATGCGGCGCCTAGACGCGGAAGGCACATCATTTCAAAACATAAAAGACAGTCTGCGGCGTGATATAGCGATCCGCGATCTCAGTCTTGGAAACAAAAGCATCGAAGCCATTTCTCAGGATCTTGGTTTTGCCACGTCGGCAAATCTACACCGCGCCTTCAAACGCTGGACCGGTGCCACCCCAGGCGCCTACCGGAAATATCGGCGATCAAAGTCGTAAAAACGCTTGATAGGCCTTGCTAAGCAATCAACAAAATGCGCCAAAGAACTGCGCCCCCTGTCCAAAGAAAACATAAGGGGCTTTTTCTGCAATCGCACTAGTTTGTTCGTAGACTCCGATAACATCAGAAAGCCATACGCATGAAAGCGCTTCGTCAAATTCTGGTATCGCTCGCGGTAATTGCTGCAGGCCTTTACGTATGGATCACTTATGTACCTGCTGCGCGCCCCTTGCTGGAACGCGTCGGTATTCTTGACCTTTTGGATATTGAGGCCCCTGCGGAGCAGGCTGCATCGCAGGGTGGTGGCCGATCGCGTGGCGGTGCGACGCCCGTGATTGCGGTCACTGTGGGCGAGATGGTGCGAGAGGATCGCATCACGGCGATTGGCGACGGGCGTGCGCGACGATCGGTTACTGTTCGTTCCAATGCAGTCGGTGTCATCACAGCGCTCAACCTCGCTGCAGGTGGCTACGTGGAGGAAGGAACGCTTATCGTCAAACTTCAGGACGAAGCGGAAAGCATCGCGCTTGAGCAGGCCCGCATCCAGCTGGAGGATGCCCGCACAGAGGAAGCGCGCATCAAACGCTTGCAGGCCAGCGGCGCTACGACAGAAGTTCGCCTCAAAGAAACCGAACTGCTGCTGCGCAACGCGGAACTGTCCGTGCGCCAAGCAGAATTCGACCTTTCCCAGCGCAAGTTTACAGCCCCTATTTCCGGCTGGGTCGGCATCATCAATCTGGAAGAGGGCGACCGCGTCAGTGCGCAGGACCAACTGGTTACGATCACGGACCGTTCTGAGATCCTGATCGACTTTCGCGTGCCGGAACGGGCGGTACGCAACATCAAGGTTGGCCAGTCTATTCAGGTGATGCCCTTGGGGTTCGACGACAAAGTGCTGACAGGTGAAATCAGCGCGATTGATACCGTGGTTGATCGGGCAAGCAGAACATTGCTGGTTCAAGGGCGCGTTGCCAATGAGGAGGATCTGCTTCGCGCTGGCATGGCCTTTTCCGTCAATCTTACTTTCCCGGGAAATACGCTTTTGTCCATCGCCCCACTGGCAGTGCAATGGTCCAGCGACGGACCGTATGTGTGGGCTGTCCGCGACGGCAAGGCCAGCCAGGTTGTCGTCAAAATCGTCCAGCGCAACAGCGATCAGGTCCTTGTGTCCTCTGACGGCCTGGCCGCAGATGACCTTGTCATTACCGAAGGGGTCCAGACCTTGCGCGAAGGGTCCGAGGTGAGTGTTGTCGAACAGGAAGTGTCCGCCGCCGCCACCGGATCGGAAAAACTGTGAGCGCGCCGACGTCACCCGGAACCGCACTGTTTGTGCGGCGGCCCATTCTGGCTTTCGTGCTGAATGCGCTGATCGTACTCGCAGGCATCGCGGCGCTTTTCGGTGCCGAAATTCGTGAACTGCCGAACGTGGACCGTCCGGTGGTGACCATCACAACCCCGTTTGCAGGCGCATCGCCTGAATCGGTGGATCAAGAGCTGACAGGCAGGATTGAAGGTGCCGTCGGGCGTGTGTCAGGTGTGCGCAGCATCTCTTCCAACTCCCGGTTCGGGCGCAGCCGCGTAACGGTAGAATTCAACGACAACGTCGACATAGACGTGGCGGCAACGGATGTGCGCGACGCGGTTGCGCGGATCGTCAACCAACTGCCCGAAGATGCGGATCAGCCCGAGATCGTGAAAGCCGATGCCAATGCCCAACCGGTGATGCGCATTGCGGTCACATCGCCCAGCCGCTCTCCTCAGGAATTAACTGCGATTGTGCAGGACCGCGTAGAAGACCGCCTGATTTCCGTGGAAGGCGTGGCTGACCTGCAAGTATACGGCGACCGCGAGCCCATTTTCCGCGTTGATATAGACCAGCTTGGCCTTGCAAGCCGTGGCCTGTCGCTGGGCGATATGCAGCGCGTATTGTCAGGGGTTGCGTTCGACTCTCCCGCCGGTGATCTGGCAGG is drawn from Sulfitobacter sp. S223 and contains these coding sequences:
- a CDS encoding ABC transporter permease, producing MNGLFQSFGKGLTAIFFACVVAWALVLIILPQLAMLERAMTKPARQLDSSVAGSLERDAANCVNILGHYLEPTEASAESGGVAIPSATGMAIPSMSGMASPTLNAGAARPYILQCDRATTHRKMVRESGERAFLDQLYDLPALSVPADAPIPDQIETARQIEQIAAQLYTTLQEAEANASQLGFGNFTAIGKPVMIPRTAEAQAQSDAAWASKALSLIGLRFTKDGNSYQRIGLEVLARTLFFAICATLLSLIVCYPIAYKVALATTPERAVWLMLGLIIPYAIVELMRIYAWTSIIDNRGLINEVLLWVGAITEPIQFKRSALTVFVVIVYTYVLFMVFPIYNVMNTLDRNQIEAARDMGASTARVHWRITMPHSKAGIAVGCIATFMLAAGAFSVPRIISRGLQSEWFSQTIYNKFFEAENSNIGAAYSFSYTLVCFVIVAVFMWVMRTRLKDFARVQ
- a CDS encoding ABC transporter ATP-binding protein, encoding MRGKSVTLDQLEVTYPNGFTAVQRTNLVVEAGEFFSILGPSGCGKTTILRSVSGFVQPSSGRILIGDQDQTGLGPNTRETALIFQNLALFPLMPVWENVAFGLEARGVSKRDRRAKAEELLHLVALSDQADKKPGELSGGQRQRVAIARALAVDPSVLLLDEPLSALDLKLRQHMRAELRNIQKKTGVTFIYITHDQGEALTMSDRIAVMNAGRIEQVGTADHIYSNPVSAFSASFVGEANQLAGLISAVDGNMAHIDTPHGRFLGQNPKGLSIGEDAILFVRPENVGFEPSKNMVSARVLRRDLEGPFVNLLMATTSGAEMAMYVPNTGEIEAMQGAELQIGFAPQKATILPVGPVARTGQDIAAQ
- a CDS encoding Lrp/AsnC family transcriptional regulator, whose translation is MQIDARDRLILSLLQADCRLSNAELAEKVGMSASACWRRVRTFEDEGIIKRYRAEISAEGVGFTFQALVHVHLTRHNPEHLAGFVAAVEARPEVQDCYATTGQADYYLRVLCRDIAAYNLFLEDFLFNLPAVASAQTNVVLREIKRSQAISM
- a CDS encoding ABC transporter permease; translated protein: MTSERILNGYMWAFIAFMFAPLILMIVTSFNDVSPPSVTDWRGFTGKWYAFFWMSEADIRADPVLRALDRDRFVACFGNSLQVAAIVVPLSLLLGLSGAVLLTRWRGRANGLLWWVLLSPMLAPGIILGLSALVFWGRLGVGAGLFTVMMAQVTFVAGYPLLILMARLQRQPIELEEAALDLGASPFHVFRRITLPFLLPALASAAVIALLSSIENYNTTMFAKGGACTFATEIGAMSRNPNGHPPVINAVGTVIILITVVAALAHAAVSRREMR
- a CDS encoding extracellular solute-binding protein; translation: MSFSRRSVLKISAAGLAAPMILKASDALASSGSVKVLAWGDYIQPNMVEAFEKDTGIKLELTTFGSNDEAESTIRANGGKGFDIVTPSITNSAGYLDDNGDSYFAPVPAGVNVGNVIPSFLRDSASLGGVIKGEQVLLPLDWGTEGVTYNKEKMPVDGTVSYGDLWADAAKGKAAFRQKSVIMGTGLYLDATGEVPSNRMLDVYKSEEDARRVWGAVTQWILERKENFGAFWNNATEASSAFTEAGAIIGQTWDTTGLLLNRDNPDFLYRAPKEGIITWLDSFGMLKQSENPEQAVAFMNFMLKPETGGMFSNNTGYNSAVAGAAEFASDEYKKQFNEVYTAEVLGNMWWWQADTPFFAPVRNEFVEIMTNA